One region of Jonesiaceae bacterium BS-20 genomic DNA includes:
- a CDS encoding TadE family type IV pilus minor pilin, with translation MDSPKRERGAVTAEFAVALPALVLVLAFVLAVSSVALKTVSLQAAARSGARLAAVEPNPQVVYQLVSSMAGVGATINIEFGERLATVTVTKQATIGPFNLGSYELRGSAIAVRELDGSQW, from the coding sequence GTGGACTCACCCAAACGAGAACGCGGCGCGGTAACCGCAGAGTTCGCCGTGGCCCTACCTGCCCTGGTATTGGTACTGGCCTTTGTACTGGCCGTCTCCTCGGTGGCTCTCAAGACTGTCTCGCTGCAAGCAGCGGCCCGGTCCGGAGCCAGGCTGGCCGCGGTCGAGCCCAACCCTCAAGTGGTTTATCAACTGGTCAGCTCCATGGCCGGCGTGGGGGCGACTATCAATATTGAGTTTGGTGAGCGGCTGGCGACCGTCACCGTCACCAAACAGGCCACGATAGGTCCCTTCAACCTCGGCAGCTACGAACTGCGTGGCAGCGCAATCGCAGTGCGGGAGTTGGATGGTTCGCAATGGTGA
- a CDS encoding Rv3654c family TadE-like protein, with protein MNLRPNVRTQDLWSTGGEGDQCSQPERGSATIMVLAIIASVALILSTIVTVARMNQARETTATIADLSALAAADALHNLDQPPCPVAVEVARYNTTFPVETSCAQSGADNILVCVQGTVLRLPVRSCALAGPAP; from the coding sequence ATGAATCTCCGCCCAAATGTACGGACGCAAGATCTGTGGTCCACTGGCGGCGAGGGAGATCAATGCAGCCAACCCGAACGCGGTTCAGCAACCATTATGGTGTTGGCAATCATCGCATCCGTAGCCCTAATCCTTAGCACCATCGTGACCGTGGCCCGGATGAATCAGGCCAGGGAAACTACGGCAACCATTGCAGACCTCTCTGCGCTCGCGGCAGCCGATGCCCTCCATAATCTAGACCAACCCCCGTGCCCAGTGGCCGTTGAAGTAGCACGCTACAACACCACTTTTCCGGTCGAGACCTCTTGCGCACAATCCGGTGCGGATAACATCTTGGTGTGTGTTCAAGGAACGGTTCTTCGGCTTCCGGTACGGTCATGCGCGCTTGCCGGCCCCGCACCGTAA
- the thrC gene encoding threonine synthase gives MKYISTRGAMAPMTYSEALLEGLATDGGLAVPHTMPTLSAQQIESWRELEYADLAVEVLSLFATDIPRDDLARMCHAAYNSNNFVAKEIVPLTALTEEISLVGLSEGPTLAFKDMAMQFLGQSMEYALSRAGSKLNIVGATSGDTGSAAEYAFRGKDGIAVFMLSPQGRMSDFQRAQMYSLTDANIHNIAVEGVFDDCQNLLKDISNDLEFKAEYHLGTVNSINLGRISAQLVYYFWAWLRASDSVDQAARAEYQVSFTVPSGNFGNILSGHFARVMGLPIHRLVLAANENNVLDEFFRTGIYRPRSAERTYLTSSPSMDISKASNLERFIFDLLGRDGERLAAAWRTLDETGELDLSAEQPRFESEFGLVSGSSTHADRVATIRSVHEATGKVIDPHTADGVKVAREYLDPQVPMLVLETAKPEKFPEIVQEATGLELGPPQHLAGLLELPQHVTDMGNDADALRGFITAHAIQ, from the coding sequence GTGAAATACATTTCGACTCGTGGCGCCATGGCGCCAATGACGTACAGTGAAGCACTGCTTGAGGGACTAGCCACCGATGGCGGCTTGGCTGTTCCACACACAATGCCTACGCTGAGTGCGCAGCAGATTGAGAGTTGGCGCGAGCTCGAATACGCAGACCTCGCGGTTGAAGTACTGAGCCTATTTGCAACTGACATCCCCCGCGATGATCTCGCTCGTATGTGCCACGCTGCCTACAACTCCAACAACTTTGTGGCCAAGGAAATCGTCCCGCTGACGGCCCTCACCGAGGAAATTTCACTCGTGGGTTTGAGCGAGGGGCCAACCCTAGCGTTCAAAGACATGGCCATGCAGTTCCTTGGCCAGTCCATGGAATACGCGTTGAGCCGTGCCGGATCTAAGCTCAATATTGTGGGTGCGACCTCGGGAGATACCGGATCAGCAGCGGAGTACGCCTTCCGCGGTAAAGACGGCATTGCGGTATTTATGCTGTCACCACAGGGGCGCATGAGCGACTTCCAACGCGCCCAGATGTACTCGTTGACGGATGCCAACATCCACAATATTGCGGTTGAGGGAGTCTTTGATGACTGCCAGAACCTCCTGAAAGACATCTCGAACGATCTTGAGTTCAAAGCCGAGTACCACTTAGGAACCGTGAACTCGATCAACCTGGGCCGCATTAGTGCCCAACTTGTGTACTACTTCTGGGCTTGGCTGCGAGCCTCAGACTCCGTTGATCAAGCGGCTCGCGCTGAGTATCAGGTTTCCTTCACGGTTCCGTCGGGTAACTTTGGCAATATTTTGTCCGGCCACTTCGCCCGCGTGATGGGGCTGCCAATCCACCGCCTGGTATTGGCTGCCAATGAGAACAACGTGCTTGATGAATTCTTCAGGACCGGTATTTACCGCCCACGCTCTGCCGAGCGCACGTACCTGACTTCCAGCCCGTCAATGGATATCTCTAAGGCGTCAAACTTGGAGCGATTTATTTTCGATCTCCTTGGCCGTGATGGTGAGCGTCTAGCGGCTGCCTGGCGCACGCTTGATGAGACCGGTGAACTGGACCTTTCCGCAGAGCAGCCAAGGTTTGAATCCGAGTTTGGCCTTGTCAGCGGCTCAAGTACACACGCCGACCGGGTCGCCACAATCCGCAGCGTCCATGAAGCAACCGGAAAAGTCATTGACCCCCACACCGCAGATGGCGTGAAGGTGGCCCGCGAGTATCTTGACCCGCAGGTGCCAATGCTGGTCCTCGAGACTGCGAAACCGGAAAAGTTCCCTGAGATTGTCCAGGAAGCAACCGGACTGGAATTAGGCCCACCGCAGCACCTGGCGGGTCTGCTCGAACTTCCGCAGCACGTCACGGATATGGGCAACGACGCGGATGCACTGCGCGGTTTTATTACGGCTCACGCGATTCAGTAG